One window of Phoenix dactylifera cultivar Barhee BC4 chromosome 5, palm_55x_up_171113_PBpolish2nd_filt_p, whole genome shotgun sequence genomic DNA carries:
- the LOC103703979 gene encoding guanine nucleotide exchange factor subunit RIC1-like isoform X2, which produces MYMAYGWPQVIPLEPGVCPSPSPDRVVYLKVIGRLLLAVAPTRLELWSASQHKVRLGRYARDADSVQREGENLQAIWSPDTKTVAVLTSSSFFHIYKVQFSGKRLLIGGKHLPGLFLATISLVITEKAPFSENLVTSNFVCDSKNMLLGLPDGQLQLFSWNGELSGTFRLCCLPCTSENLTAPIHSLVDVSSACQGGANVPSSTPCCARSSAIIQLELSLQLRLLIVLYSGCQIALCSINKKGLKQISSIKAERWLSTNDAMCASIASDQQILAVGCSRGVVELYDLADGAMHLRTISLYDWGYSMEDTGPVTCIAWTPDNCAFAVGWKFRGLTVWSTSGCRLMCTIRQTGINSASSPMAKPNQDLKFEPLMGGTSHVHWDEYGYKLYAVEENSSERILAFSFGKCCLNRGLSGTSYVRQIIYGEDRVLVVQPDDTDELKIMHLNLPVSYISQNWPVLHVVASKDGMYLAVAGLHGLILYDLRYKRWRVFGDVTQEQKIECKGLLWLGKVIVVCNYNDSSNLYELLFFPRYHLDQSSLLYRKPLLGKPMVMDVFQDYILVTYRPFDVHIFHVKISGELSPNSSPVLQLSTVRELSIMSAKSHPASMRFIPDLFSQQPSRCLILRTSGELSVLDLDDGHEQVLTNSVELFWVTWCQSEEKENLIEEVSWLDYGHRGMQVWYPSPGVDPYKQEDFLQLDPELEFDREVYPLGLLPNVGVVVGVSQRMSFSACTEFPCFEPSPQAQTILHCLLRHLLQRDKSEEALRLACLSAEKPHFSHCLEWLLFTVFDAEISRQSATKNQLPASANSSSSSLLEKACDLIRNFPEYVDVVVSVARKTDGRHWADLFSAAGRSTELFEECFQRRWYRTAACYILVIAKLEGPAVSQYCALRLLQATLDESLYELAGELVRFLLRSGREYENASSESDKLSPRFLSYFLFRSPYRRQLSDTKSTSLKELSPHVASVKNILESHASYLMSGKELSKLVAFVKGTQFDLVDYLQRERLGSARLDNFASGLELIGQKLQMDTLQSRLDAEFLLAHMCSVKFKEWIVVLATLLRRAEVLVDLFRHDLRLWKAYSTTLQSHPAFGEYLDLLNVLEGELSSVSDLDIRKGPSPSSDHS; this is translated from the exons ATGTACATGGCCTACGGATGGCCCCAGGTCATCCCTCTGGAGCCGGGCGTCTGCCCTTCCCCCTCTCCCGACCGCGTCGTCTACCTCAAGGTCATCGGTCGCCTCCTCCTCGCCGTTGCCCCCACCCGCCTCGAGCTCTGGAGCGCCTCTCAG CACAAGGTGAGACTGGGCAGATATGCGAGGGACGCCGATTCCGTGCAACGAGAGGGCGAGAATTTGCAGGCCATCTGGAGCCCCGACACCAAGACGGTCGCCGTTCTT ACTTCGTCATCATTCTTCCACATTTATAAGGTCCAATTCTCTGGAAAGAGACTGCTAATTGGAGGCAAACATCTCCCTGGGCTGTTTCTCGCTACTATATCTCTAGTTATCACCGAGAAGGCACCTTTTTCAGAGAACTTAGTAAC GAGCAATTTTGTCTGCGACAGCAAAAACATGCTCCTTGGACTTCCTGATGGGCAGTTACAACTGTTTTCCTGGAATGGAGAG TTATCTGGCACCTTCAGACTTTGTTGCCTTCCTTGTACGTCGGAGAATTTGACTGCACCTATTCATTCTTTAGTGGATGTGTCTTCTGCTTGTCAAGGGGGTGCAAACGTCCCATCATCTACTCCCTGCTGTGCAAGAAGCTCTGCGATCATCCAGCTCGAGTTGTCATTACAGTTGAGGTTGCTAATTGTGTTGTATTCCGGCTGTCAGATTGCGCTATGTTCAATAAATAAGAAGGGTCTAAAGCAAATCAGTTCCATTAAAGCTGAAAGGTGGTTAAGCACTAATGATGCTATGTGCGCCTCTATAGCTTCTGATCAGCAGATCCTTGCTGTTGGTTGTAGTAGAGGTGTTGTGGAATTATATGACCTTGCAGATGGTGCAATGCATCTTCGTACGATATCTTTATACGATTGGGG TTACTCTATGGAAGATACTGGTCCTGTTACTTGTATAGCCTGGACGCCTGACAATTGCGCTTTTGCGGTAGGGTGGAAATTTAGGGGACTTACTGTCTGGTCTACATCGGGGTGTCGTTTGATGTGCACAATACGTCAAACTGGAATTAATTCTGCTTCCTCTCCTATGGCAAAACCCAATCAGGATTTAAAATTTGAGCCTCTTATGGGCGGAACCTCACATGTGCATTGGGATGAGTATGGATACAAGCTCTATGCTGTTGAAGAAAACTCATCAGAGAGAATTCTTGCATTTTCGTTTGGAAAATGCTGCCTTAACAGAGGGCTTTCAGGCACAAGTTATGTTCGTCAAATTATTTATGGTGAAGATCGAGTTCTGGTGGTGCAGCCTGATGATACAGATGAGCTAAAAATAATGCATCTTAATCTTCCA GTTTCTTATATTTCCCAAAATTGGCCAGTTTTGCATGTTGTGGCTAGCAAAGATGGTATGTACTTGGCAGTTGCAGGTCTCCATGGGCTCATCTTGTATGACTTACGCTACAAAAGATGGCGTGTTTTTGGAGATGTTACTCAAGAACAAAAAATTGAGTGCAAAGGCTTGTTATGGCTTGGCAAAGTTATTGTTGTATGCAACTACAATGATTCTTCCAATTT GTATGAGTTGCTGTTTTTTCCAAGATATCATCTTGATCAGAGCTCTTTACTTTATCGGAAGCCATTACTTGGGAAACCTATGGTCATGGATGTTTTCCAAGACTATATACTTGTTACTTATCGCCCATTTGATGTTCATATCTTCCATGTGAAGATCTCGGGAGAATTATCTCCAAATAGCTCTCCAGTTTTACAG CTTTCTACAGTAAGAGAGCTTTCAATCATGAGTGCAAAGAGCCATCCTGCATCAATGCGTTTTATTCCTGATCTGTTTTCCCAACAACCGTCTAG ATGTCTAATATTACGGACCAGTGGAGAGCTTTCCGTTCTCGATTTGGATGATGGGCATGAACAAGTACTCACAAATTCGGTTGAATTATTTTGGGTGACTTGGTGTCAATCAGAGGAGAAGGAAAATCTAATTGAGGAAGTTTCCTGGTTAGACTATGGCCACCGAGGCATGCAG GTTTGGTATCCATCTCCTGGTGTTGATCCTTACAAACAGGAGGATTTCTTGCAG TTGGATCCAGAGCTTGAATTTGATCGTGAGGTTTATCCTCTGGGCCTTCTTCCAAATGTTGGGGTGGTTGTTGGTGTTTCTCAGAGGATGTCATTTTCAGCATGCACTGAGTTCCCATGCTTTGAGCCTTCTCCTCAAGCTCAAACCATACTGCATTGTTTACTGAGACATCTTCTTCAG AGGGACAAAAGTGAAGAAGCTCTGCGGTTGGCATGCTTATCAGCAGAAAAACCACACTTCTCCCACTGCTTGGAGTGGCTCCTTTTTACAGTATTTGATGCAGAGATATCAAG GCAAAGCGCAACCAAGAACCAGTTACCTGCTTCTGCAAATTCTTCAAGCAGTTCACTCTTGGAGAAGGCATGTGATCTGATCAGAAATTTTCCTGAATATGTGGATGTGGTTGTTAGTGTTGCGAGGAAAACTGATGGTCGGCATTGGGCAGATTTGTTCTCTGCTGCTGGACGATCAACTGA GTTGTTTGAAGAATGTTTCCAACGAAGATGGTATAGGACGGCTGCTTGCTATATATTG GTTATTGCGAAGCTAGAAGGCCCTGCTGTGAGTCAGTACTGTGCCCTTCGCTTATTACAA GCAACACTTGATGAATCTTTGTACGAGCTTGCTGGGGAGCTG GTACGATTCCTGCTGAGATCTGGGAGAGAGTATGAAAATGCCTCTTCAGAGTCCGACAAGCTGTCTCCAAGATTTTTGAGCTATTTCCTTTTCCGCTCACCATACAGGAGGCAATTGTCTGACACTAAAAG CACATCACTCAAAGAGCTTAGTCCGCATGTTGCTTCTGTTAAGAACATTTTAGAGAGCCATGCTAGCTATTTGATGTCTGGAAAAGAACTTTCCAAACTTGTAGCATTTGTAAAAGGAACACAATTTGACCTTGTG GATTATCTACAGCGAGAAAGACTGGGAAGTGCTCGCCTGGACAATTTTGCTTCTGGGCTTGAACTGATTGGTCAAAAG CTCCAAATGGATACCCTGCAGAGCCGATTAGATGCAGAATTCCTTCTAGCACATATGTGCTCTGTCAAATTTAAAGAATGGATTGTAGTTCTGGCTACTTTATTGAGGCGTGCAGAG GTATTGGTGGATCTTTTTCGGCATGATTTGAGGTTATGGAAAGCATACAGCACCACTCTTCAG TCCCATCCTGCATTCGGAGAATACCTTGATCTACTTAATGTCTTGGAAGGGGAACTTTCTTCTGTTTCAGATCTGGACATCAGGAAAGGGCCCTCCCCATCCTCTGATCACTCTTGA
- the LOC103703979 gene encoding guanine nucleotide exchange factor subunit RIC1-like isoform X1: MYMAYGWPQVIPLEPGVCPSPSPDRVVYLKVIGRLLLAVAPTRLELWSASQHKVRLGRYARDADSVQREGENLQAIWSPDTKTVAVLTSSSFFHIYKVQFSGKRLLIGGKHLPGLFLATISLVITEKAPFSENLVTSNFVCDSKNMLLGLPDGQLQLFSWNGELSGTFRLCCLPCTSENLTAPIHSLVDVSSACQGGANVPSSTPCCARSSAIIQLELSLQLRLLIVLYSGCQIALCSINKKGLKQISSIKAERWLSTNDAMCASIASDQQILAVGCSRGVVELYDLADGAMHLRTISLYDWGYSMEDTGPVTCIAWTPDNCAFAVGWKFRGLTVWSTSGCRLMCTIRQTGINSASSPMAKPNQDLKFEPLMGGTSHVHWDEYGYKLYAVEENSSERILAFSFGKCCLNRGLSGTSYVRQIIYGEDRVLVVQPDDTDELKIMHLNLPIIVFLNQVSYISQNWPVLHVVASKDGMYLAVAGLHGLILYDLRYKRWRVFGDVTQEQKIECKGLLWLGKVIVVCNYNDSSNLYELLFFPRYHLDQSSLLYRKPLLGKPMVMDVFQDYILVTYRPFDVHIFHVKISGELSPNSSPVLQLSTVRELSIMSAKSHPASMRFIPDLFSQQPSRCLILRTSGELSVLDLDDGHEQVLTNSVELFWVTWCQSEEKENLIEEVSWLDYGHRGMQVWYPSPGVDPYKQEDFLQLDPELEFDREVYPLGLLPNVGVVVGVSQRMSFSACTEFPCFEPSPQAQTILHCLLRHLLQRDKSEEALRLACLSAEKPHFSHCLEWLLFTVFDAEISRQSATKNQLPASANSSSSSLLEKACDLIRNFPEYVDVVVSVARKTDGRHWADLFSAAGRSTELFEECFQRRWYRTAACYILVIAKLEGPAVSQYCALRLLQATLDESLYELAGELVRFLLRSGREYENASSESDKLSPRFLSYFLFRSPYRRQLSDTKSTSLKELSPHVASVKNILESHASYLMSGKELSKLVAFVKGTQFDLVDYLQRERLGSARLDNFASGLELIGQKLQMDTLQSRLDAEFLLAHMCSVKFKEWIVVLATLLRRAEVLVDLFRHDLRLWKAYSTTLQSHPAFGEYLDLLNVLEGELSSVSDLDIRKGPSPSSDHS; this comes from the exons ATGTACATGGCCTACGGATGGCCCCAGGTCATCCCTCTGGAGCCGGGCGTCTGCCCTTCCCCCTCTCCCGACCGCGTCGTCTACCTCAAGGTCATCGGTCGCCTCCTCCTCGCCGTTGCCCCCACCCGCCTCGAGCTCTGGAGCGCCTCTCAG CACAAGGTGAGACTGGGCAGATATGCGAGGGACGCCGATTCCGTGCAACGAGAGGGCGAGAATTTGCAGGCCATCTGGAGCCCCGACACCAAGACGGTCGCCGTTCTT ACTTCGTCATCATTCTTCCACATTTATAAGGTCCAATTCTCTGGAAAGAGACTGCTAATTGGAGGCAAACATCTCCCTGGGCTGTTTCTCGCTACTATATCTCTAGTTATCACCGAGAAGGCACCTTTTTCAGAGAACTTAGTAAC GAGCAATTTTGTCTGCGACAGCAAAAACATGCTCCTTGGACTTCCTGATGGGCAGTTACAACTGTTTTCCTGGAATGGAGAG TTATCTGGCACCTTCAGACTTTGTTGCCTTCCTTGTACGTCGGAGAATTTGACTGCACCTATTCATTCTTTAGTGGATGTGTCTTCTGCTTGTCAAGGGGGTGCAAACGTCCCATCATCTACTCCCTGCTGTGCAAGAAGCTCTGCGATCATCCAGCTCGAGTTGTCATTACAGTTGAGGTTGCTAATTGTGTTGTATTCCGGCTGTCAGATTGCGCTATGTTCAATAAATAAGAAGGGTCTAAAGCAAATCAGTTCCATTAAAGCTGAAAGGTGGTTAAGCACTAATGATGCTATGTGCGCCTCTATAGCTTCTGATCAGCAGATCCTTGCTGTTGGTTGTAGTAGAGGTGTTGTGGAATTATATGACCTTGCAGATGGTGCAATGCATCTTCGTACGATATCTTTATACGATTGGGG TTACTCTATGGAAGATACTGGTCCTGTTACTTGTATAGCCTGGACGCCTGACAATTGCGCTTTTGCGGTAGGGTGGAAATTTAGGGGACTTACTGTCTGGTCTACATCGGGGTGTCGTTTGATGTGCACAATACGTCAAACTGGAATTAATTCTGCTTCCTCTCCTATGGCAAAACCCAATCAGGATTTAAAATTTGAGCCTCTTATGGGCGGAACCTCACATGTGCATTGGGATGAGTATGGATACAAGCTCTATGCTGTTGAAGAAAACTCATCAGAGAGAATTCTTGCATTTTCGTTTGGAAAATGCTGCCTTAACAGAGGGCTTTCAGGCACAAGTTATGTTCGTCAAATTATTTATGGTGAAGATCGAGTTCTGGTGGTGCAGCCTGATGATACAGATGAGCTAAAAATAATGCATCTTAATCTTCCA ATTATTGTATTTCTGAACCAGGTTTCTTATATTTCCCAAAATTGGCCAGTTTTGCATGTTGTGGCTAGCAAAGATGGTATGTACTTGGCAGTTGCAGGTCTCCATGGGCTCATCTTGTATGACTTACGCTACAAAAGATGGCGTGTTTTTGGAGATGTTACTCAAGAACAAAAAATTGAGTGCAAAGGCTTGTTATGGCTTGGCAAAGTTATTGTTGTATGCAACTACAATGATTCTTCCAATTT GTATGAGTTGCTGTTTTTTCCAAGATATCATCTTGATCAGAGCTCTTTACTTTATCGGAAGCCATTACTTGGGAAACCTATGGTCATGGATGTTTTCCAAGACTATATACTTGTTACTTATCGCCCATTTGATGTTCATATCTTCCATGTGAAGATCTCGGGAGAATTATCTCCAAATAGCTCTCCAGTTTTACAG CTTTCTACAGTAAGAGAGCTTTCAATCATGAGTGCAAAGAGCCATCCTGCATCAATGCGTTTTATTCCTGATCTGTTTTCCCAACAACCGTCTAG ATGTCTAATATTACGGACCAGTGGAGAGCTTTCCGTTCTCGATTTGGATGATGGGCATGAACAAGTACTCACAAATTCGGTTGAATTATTTTGGGTGACTTGGTGTCAATCAGAGGAGAAGGAAAATCTAATTGAGGAAGTTTCCTGGTTAGACTATGGCCACCGAGGCATGCAG GTTTGGTATCCATCTCCTGGTGTTGATCCTTACAAACAGGAGGATTTCTTGCAG TTGGATCCAGAGCTTGAATTTGATCGTGAGGTTTATCCTCTGGGCCTTCTTCCAAATGTTGGGGTGGTTGTTGGTGTTTCTCAGAGGATGTCATTTTCAGCATGCACTGAGTTCCCATGCTTTGAGCCTTCTCCTCAAGCTCAAACCATACTGCATTGTTTACTGAGACATCTTCTTCAG AGGGACAAAAGTGAAGAAGCTCTGCGGTTGGCATGCTTATCAGCAGAAAAACCACACTTCTCCCACTGCTTGGAGTGGCTCCTTTTTACAGTATTTGATGCAGAGATATCAAG GCAAAGCGCAACCAAGAACCAGTTACCTGCTTCTGCAAATTCTTCAAGCAGTTCACTCTTGGAGAAGGCATGTGATCTGATCAGAAATTTTCCTGAATATGTGGATGTGGTTGTTAGTGTTGCGAGGAAAACTGATGGTCGGCATTGGGCAGATTTGTTCTCTGCTGCTGGACGATCAACTGA GTTGTTTGAAGAATGTTTCCAACGAAGATGGTATAGGACGGCTGCTTGCTATATATTG GTTATTGCGAAGCTAGAAGGCCCTGCTGTGAGTCAGTACTGTGCCCTTCGCTTATTACAA GCAACACTTGATGAATCTTTGTACGAGCTTGCTGGGGAGCTG GTACGATTCCTGCTGAGATCTGGGAGAGAGTATGAAAATGCCTCTTCAGAGTCCGACAAGCTGTCTCCAAGATTTTTGAGCTATTTCCTTTTCCGCTCACCATACAGGAGGCAATTGTCTGACACTAAAAG CACATCACTCAAAGAGCTTAGTCCGCATGTTGCTTCTGTTAAGAACATTTTAGAGAGCCATGCTAGCTATTTGATGTCTGGAAAAGAACTTTCCAAACTTGTAGCATTTGTAAAAGGAACACAATTTGACCTTGTG GATTATCTACAGCGAGAAAGACTGGGAAGTGCTCGCCTGGACAATTTTGCTTCTGGGCTTGAACTGATTGGTCAAAAG CTCCAAATGGATACCCTGCAGAGCCGATTAGATGCAGAATTCCTTCTAGCACATATGTGCTCTGTCAAATTTAAAGAATGGATTGTAGTTCTGGCTACTTTATTGAGGCGTGCAGAG GTATTGGTGGATCTTTTTCGGCATGATTTGAGGTTATGGAAAGCATACAGCACCACTCTTCAG TCCCATCCTGCATTCGGAGAATACCTTGATCTACTTAATGTCTTGGAAGGGGAACTTTCTTCTGTTTCAGATCTGGACATCAGGAAAGGGCCCTCCCCATCCTCTGATCACTCTTGA